A region from the Campylobacter blaseri genome encodes:
- a CDS encoding HAD family hydrolase, whose product MTLTIFDLDKTLLHGDSYDLWHEFLLEEGILDSEFIEENDKMIELYDEGKLDMLEYLKFSVNSLSKVSLDEISNLMAKYLEQKIKPIIYKEAKEWIAKFSPNLIISATPEYVVKPIAKLLKVDDSIGVKLKVKNGYYTDEYYEPLSFQEGKVKALKKYLEEKNLNPKKVVFYTDSINDLAMCEYSDEVHCINPDKKLEKIALQKGWDILRLSL is encoded by the coding sequence ATGACTTTAACGATTTTTGATTTAGACAAAACTTTACTTCATGGTGATAGTTATGATTTGTGGCATGAGTTTTTGTTAGAAGAGGGAATTTTAGATAGTGAGTTTATAGAAGAAAATGATAAGATGATAGAGCTTTATGATGAAGGCAAACTTGATATGCTTGAGTATTTAAAATTTTCTGTAAATTCACTTAGTAAAGTAAGTTTAGATGAAATTTCAAATTTGATGGCTAAATATTTAGAGCAAAAAATCAAACCTATAATCTACAAAGAGGCAAAAGAGTGGATAGCTAAATTTAGTCCAAATTTAATCATCTCAGCAACGCCTGAATATGTTGTAAAACCCATAGCAAAACTCCTTAAAGTAGATGACAGTATAGGGGTAAAGTTGAAGGTAAAAAATGGGTATTATACTGATGAATACTATGAGCCTTTAAGCTTTCAAGAGGGTAAAGTTAAAGCACTTAAAAAATATTTAGAAGAAAAAAATTTAAATCCTAAAAAGGTAGTTTTTTATACTGATTCTATAAATGACCTTGCAATGTGTGAATACTCAGATGAGGTTCATTGCATAAACCCTGATAAAAAGCTAGAAAAAATAGCTTTACAAAAGGGTTGGGATATACTAAGACTAAGTTTATAA
- a CDS encoding aspartate carbamoyltransferase catalytic subunit, with the protein MSYKRKDLLGTRDLSSDELMFFLDYAKEFKNLNNQSIKKADNLRGKTVINVFYENSTRTRTSFETAAKRLGADAINFTASQSSTKKGETLIDTIHNMEAMKTDIFVVRHNCSGSVRFIAQNSNACVVNAGDGLNEHPTQALLDLFTIREHKGSFKGLNVSIIGDIEHSRVARSDIWAMKTLGINVTLFGPPMMMPNRVDAFGCRVAKNMEEAVEGADVIIMLRVQLERQGSSTPFPSTREYSKFFGLTKERVKLANKNPLVFHPGPINRGVELNSDVADSECSMVLNQVENGVAVRMAVLSTLIKNRG; encoded by the coding sequence ATGTCGTATAAACGCAAAGATTTGCTAGGCACAAGAGACCTTAGCAGTGATGAGCTTATGTTTTTTCTAGATTATGCAAAAGAATTCAAAAACCTAAACAACCAAAGCATTAAAAAAGCAGATAATCTTCGTGGAAAAACTGTTATTAATGTTTTTTATGAAAATTCCACTAGAACAAGAACCTCTTTTGAAACAGCTGCTAAAAGGCTAGGAGCCGATGCTATAAATTTTACAGCTTCTCAAAGTAGCACAAAAAAAGGCGAAACTTTGATAGACACCATACATAATATGGAGGCTATGAAGACAGATATTTTCGTTGTTAGGCATAATTGTTCAGGAAGTGTTAGATTTATAGCACAAAACTCAAATGCTTGTGTAGTAAATGCAGGAGATGGACTAAATGAACATCCAACTCAAGCTTTGCTCGATCTTTTTACAATCAGGGAACATAAAGGTAGTTTTAAAGGTCTTAATGTTTCTATTATAGGCGATATTGAACATAGTAGAGTTGCAAGAAGCGACATTTGGGCTATGAAAACTCTTGGTATAAATGTTACTCTTTTTGGACCTCCTATGATGATGCCAAATAGGGTTGATGCTTTTGGCTGTAGGGTTGCTAAAAATATGGAAGAAGCAGTTGAGGGAGCTGATGTTATCATTATGCTTAGAGTTCAACTTGAAAGACAAGGAAGTAGCACACCATTCCCTAGCACTAGAGAGTATAGCAAATTTTTTGGATTAACTAAAGAAAGAGTAAAACTTGCAAATAAAAATCCACTTGTTTTTCACCCAGGACCAATAAATAGAGGGGTTGAGTTGAACTCAGATGTTGCAGACAGTGAGTGCTCAATGGTGTTGAATCAAGTTGAAAACGGAGTTGCTGTTAGAATGGCAGTTTTAAGTACATTAATAAAAAATAGAGGCTAA
- a CDS encoding mobile mystery protein B yields the protein MMNSTKSIDNTTPIDDISGLLLPKNKIYSLEEIYQKEAQNIAEATIKYLASVPTKKEASFAYEWLLLLHKEMFGNVWDWAGKLRKIELSIGIKAYLVPMELKKLSEDIKYWDINKTFDVYETSARLHHRAVQIHPFKNGNGRWSRMLANIYLRQHDKMPIKWQEDLLAKENPKRNEYIEALKKADVGEFTKLIELHRNTY from the coding sequence ATGATGAATTCTACAAAATCAATAGATAATACAACCCCAATAGATGATATCTCTGGATTATTGTTACCAAAAAATAAAATATACTCCTTAGAAGAAATTTATCAAAAAGAAGCCCAAAACATAGCTGAAGCTACTATAAAATATCTTGCATCAGTACCAACAAAAAAAGAAGCTTCTTTTGCTTATGAATGGTTGCTGCTTTTGCACAAAGAGATGTTTGGGAATGTATGGGATTGGGCTGGAAAGCTAAGAAAAATTGAGCTATCTATTGGCATTAAAGCTTATCTTGTACCAATGGAGCTTAAAAAGCTAAGTGAGGATATAAAATATTGGGATATAAATAAAACTTTTGATGTTTATGAAACTTCAGCAAGATTGCACCATAGAGCTGTGCAAATTCACCCTTTTAAAAATGGAAATGGGAGATGGAGCAGGATGCTTGCAAATATTTATTTAAGACAACATGATAAAATGCCTATTAAGTGGCAAGAGGATTTATTAGCTAAAGAAAATCCAAAACGAAATGAGTATATAGAAGCCTTAAAAAAAGCTGATGTTGGAGAATTTACGAAACTTATTGAATTGCATAGGAATACATATTAG
- a CDS encoding ATP-binding protein: MYCLNFFCDSNNGLHIPLWFFNYEEIHSLFIESLEETATNQRAAVIKYILEHKKNYLEENMTEFLPEIITADTPIPFSVKGLKTYLEGENIKEETTGEIFKSGDKKGQEKTKQGQYYGKLTNLITRLQTKIDDKKYGFVFNEKNTVRADYLKEFVDKIMGVDKKIKVIDLSEVPSDMLSIIIGIVTRLVYEIQFWMSPKTEETRHPIAFICDEAHLYMPRDTTKIKAVENKYLEIFEKISKEGRKYGVSLVIVSQRPAELNSTIISQCNNIISLNITNDRDKSAVATMLTDSLVGLVETLPNLDVGECIVIGDSIKLPTKIILLDKPKEEPKSSTIDFWDRWIDGKGIVFNINEEIKCMIRQ, translated from the coding sequence ATGTATTGCTTAAATTTTTTTTGCGACTCTAATAATGGATTGCATATTCCTTTGTGGTTTTTTAATTATGAGGAAATTCATTCTTTATTTATTGAATCTTTGGAAGAAACGGCTACAAATCAAAGAGCTGCAGTAATTAAATATATTTTAGAGCATAAGAAAAACTATCTTGAAGAAAATATGACTGAATTTTTACCTGAAATAATTACAGCAGATACACCGATTCCTTTTTCAGTAAAAGGATTAAAAACGTATTTAGAGGGTGAAAATATAAAGGAAGAAACAACAGGTGAAATCTTTAAATCCGGAGATAAAAAAGGTCAAGAAAAAACAAAACAAGGTCAATATTATGGAAAGTTAACTAATCTTATTACGAGACTGCAAACAAAAATAGATGATAAAAAATATGGGTTTGTATTTAATGAGAAAAACACTGTAAGAGCTGACTATTTGAAAGAATTTGTTGATAAAATAATGGGAGTAGATAAAAAAATAAAGGTGATAGATTTATCAGAGGTTCCATCAGATATGTTATCTATAATAATAGGGATTGTAACTAGATTAGTATATGAAATTCAATTTTGGATGTCACCTAAAACAGAAGAAACACGACATCCTATAGCTTTTATTTGTGACGAAGCACATTTGTACATGCCAAGAGATACAACAAAAATAAAAGCAGTTGAGAATAAATACTTAGAGATATTTGAAAAAATATCTAAAGAAGGAAGAAAATATGGTGTTTCATTGGTAATTGTTTCTCAAAGACCTGCGGAATTAAATTCCACTATAATATCTCAATGCAATAATATTATAAGTTTAAACATTACGAATGATAGAGATAAATCGGCAGTAGCCACCATGTTAACTGATTCATTGGTAGGCTTGGTTGAAACATTACCTAATCTTGATGTTGGAGAATGTATTGTTATTGGAGATTCGATTAAACTACCTACCAAGATTATTTTATTAGATAAACCTAAAGAAGAACCTAAAAGTTCAACTATTGATTTTTGGGATAGATGGATAGATGGGAAAGGTATAGTTTTTAATATTAATGAAGAGATTAAATGTATGATAAGACAATAA
- a CDS encoding dihydroorotase, whose translation MRLFIKNATIVNSDGTKKANILIEDDKIAKITDENLDADKVIDATGKLVMPGLIDMHVHFRDPGYEYKDDINSGSEAAVAGGVTTVLPMANTNPVNDNAVITRDMIAKAKARGLVDLLPIGAISKQLKGEGITEMGDMLNAGAVAFSDDGLPVSSSDVMRAALEYTKHFGSYVISHCEDCSMCRSGVMHEGKVSAILGLKGMPREKEEIMVSRDMLLAKLTGGHIHIAHVSSQWSLKMIEMAKKEGINVTCEATPHHFTFTDENLMNYDTNFKMSPPLREITDKEAVREGLKSGLIDVIATDHAPHNVDDKFTEFDHAAFGILGLQTLVPLTLKLVEDGVITLEDMVRLTSKRPAEILNLKNKGAIEEGYLADITIIDPDIEYVYDENLNKSKSTNSPLFGKMLKGAAVVTIKNGKIVWDFPNLMA comes from the coding sequence ATGAGACTTTTTATAAAAAATGCAACTATAGTAAATAGTGATGGAACTAAAAAAGCAAATATACTAATTGAAGATGATAAAATCGCAAAAATTACAGATGAAAATTTAGATGCTGATAAGGTTATAGATGCAACTGGCAAGCTAGTTATGCCAGGGCTTATTGATATGCATGTGCATTTTAGAGATCCAGGTTATGAATACAAAGATGATATAAACTCAGGAAGCGAAGCAGCAGTAGCTGGCGGAGTTACTACTGTTTTACCTATGGCAAATACAAATCCTGTTAATGATAATGCTGTTATAACAAGAGATATGATAGCCAAAGCTAAGGCTAGAGGGCTTGTGGATTTGCTTCCGATTGGAGCTATTTCAAAACAGCTTAAAGGCGAGGGCATAACTGAAATGGGTGATATGCTAAATGCTGGTGCTGTTGCTTTTAGTGATGATGGACTTCCTGTAAGTTCAAGCGATGTAATGAGAGCTGCACTTGAGTATACAAAGCATTTTGGTTCATATGTTATAAGTCATTGTGAGGACTGTTCTATGTGCAGAAGTGGCGTTATGCATGAGGGAAAAGTTTCAGCAATTTTAGGCTTAAAAGGTATGCCAAGAGAAAAAGAGGAGATAATGGTAAGCCGTGATATGTTGCTTGCTAAGCTAACTGGCGGGCATATACATATAGCTCATGTAAGCTCACAGTGGTCTTTAAAGATGATAGAAATGGCTAAAAAAGAGGGCATTAATGTAACTTGCGAAGCTACTCCTCACCATTTTACCTTTACAGATGAAAATTTAATGAACTATGACACAAATTTCAAAATGTCGCCACCACTTCGTGAAATAACAGATAAAGAGGCCGTAAGAGAGGGCTTAAAAAGTGGACTTATAGATGTTATAGCAACTGACCATGCACCTCATAATGTGGATGATAAATTTACTGAATTTGACCATGCTGCATTTGGAATTTTAGGACTTCAAACTCTTGTTCCGCTTACTTTAAAACTTGTTGAAGATGGAGTTATAACTTTAGAAGATATGGTAAGACTTACTTCTAAACGACCAGCTGAGATACTTAATCTTAAAAATAAAGGTGCGATAGAGGAAGGTTATTTGGCTGATATTACTATAATTGATCCAGATATTGAGTATGTTTATGATGAAAATCTTAACAAATCAAAATCTACAAACTCTCCTCTTTTTGGAAAAATGCTAAAAGGTGCAGCGGTTGTTACTATAAAAAATGGTAAAATTGTTTGGGATTTTCCAAATTTAATGGCTTAA
- a CDS encoding patatin-like phospholipase family protein, with amino-acid sequence MFIDTISLSLGGGAARGVFHLGVLQKLDELDIKIKAISGSSIGAFVGVCYGGGMKPKEILKIIQTKEFKKAFKPNLSLKSLIKIDETSDIVQQLLPCEKLEDLNIPTYVTCVDLLEGKVVYFDSGDTLKTVLGSCALVPFFQAVEYGKYVLVDGGFVDNLPIIPLKKYKLPICGVDLHPSYKITKTGVSRNLSRALSLCLAQNTILTKKECNIFITNNKLSDYSLFTFRNYDEMFDLGYKSVDIKMFQN; translated from the coding sequence ATGTTTATAGATACAATTAGTTTAAGCCTCGGTGGTGGAGCTGCTAGAGGCGTTTTTCATCTTGGAGTTTTACAAAAACTTGACGAGCTTGATATAAAGATAAAAGCGATTTCAGGAAGTAGTATAGGTGCTTTTGTTGGAGTTTGCTATGGTGGCGGTATGAAGCCAAAAGAAATTTTAAAAATAATTCAAACAAAAGAGTTTAAAAAGGCTTTTAAACCAAATTTATCTCTTAAAAGCTTAATTAAAATAGATGAAACTTCAGATATAGTGCAACAACTTCTTCCTTGTGAAAAATTAGAAGATTTAAATATTCCAACTTATGTAACTTGTGTTGATCTGCTTGAGGGTAAGGTTGTATATTTTGATAGTGGCGATACTCTTAAAACTGTTTTAGGAAGTTGTGCTTTGGTGCCATTTTTCCAAGCAGTTGAATACGGTAAATATGTTCTTGTTGATGGTGGGTTTGTTGATAATTTGCCTATTATCCCACTTAAAAAGTATAAGCTTCCAATATGTGGCGTTGATTTACATCCTAGTTATAAGATAACAAAAACAGGCGTTAGCCGAAATTTAAGCAGGGCATTGTCACTTTGTTTAGCTCAAAATACAATACTTACAAAAAAAGAGTGTAATATTTTTATAACTAATAATAAACTTAGTGATTACTCTCTTTTTACATTTAGAAATTATGATGAGATGTTTGATTTAGGTTATAAATCAGTGGATATTAAAATGTTTCAAAATTAG
- a CDS encoding CreA family protein: protein MKNSIIILIFLMLNLHAKDNLIGSVNTAWKLIGKNDRIEVISVKDPKIDGITCYLSYAKKGGTSEMIGLEEDTSDASVSCEQTAQKIVIKEDISQEEDIFKKRSSVLFKKTRIVRMYDNKNETIVYLVYSDRLIDGSPQNSITAVPCNQATGNVCEFKKK, encoded by the coding sequence ATGAAAAATTCCATTATAATTTTAATTTTTTTAATGTTAAATTTACATGCAAAAGATAACCTTATAGGTTCAGTAAATACAGCGTGGAAACTCATTGGAAAAAATGATAGAATTGAAGTTATATCAGTAAAAGATCCAAAAATAGATGGTATAACTTGTTATCTATCTTATGCTAAAAAAGGTGGAACAAGTGAGATGATAGGACTTGAAGAAGATACTAGTGATGCTTCAGTTTCATGCGAACAAACTGCTCAAAAAATTGTGATTAAAGAAGATATTTCACAAGAGGAGGATATTTTCAAAAAAAGAAGTTCGGTGCTATTTAAAAAGACAAGAATAGTTAGAATGTATGACAATAAAAACGAAACTATAGTCTATCTAGTATATTCTGATAGGTTGATTGATGGCTCTCCTCAAAATTCCATAACAGCAGTTCCTTGTAACCAAGCTACTGGAAATGTTTGCGAATTTAAGAAAAAATAG
- the hemE gene encoding uroporphyrinogen decarboxylase — translation MIFIDACLKKETPYTPVWMMRQAGRYLPEYMAVRQSVGGFLNLCKDYKKASEVTLQPVDILGVDAAILFSDILVIPLEMGMDLEFIKGQGPVFHNPIRTDEDLKKLDEKGAPDKLTYVYDTIKLTRDKLAQDKALIGFCGSPWTNATYMIEGGSTKTYAICKKMIYQNPLFVHQILRKVTDATKIYLENQIKSGVNAVQIFDSWASALEKDKFFEFSWKYIIEIVDYIKDRYPDIPVIVFPKGISGYLDKISGNFDVFGVDWSTPMELASKKLSDRYTLQGNMEPTRLYSKDAIKESVENILNIMKGKSHIFNLGHGILPDVPVENAKYFIKLVQEMSAV, via the coding sequence ATGATATTTATAGATGCATGTTTAAAAAAAGAGACACCTTACACACCTGTTTGGATGATGAGACAAGCTGGTAGATACTTGCCTGAGTATATGGCTGTTAGACAAAGTGTTGGAGGGTTTTTAAATTTATGCAAAGATTATAAAAAAGCTAGTGAAGTTACTCTTCAGCCTGTTGATATTTTAGGAGTTGATGCGGCAATTTTATTTAGTGATATTTTGGTAATTCCACTTGAAATGGGAATGGATTTGGAGTTTATAAAAGGGCAAGGTCCAGTTTTCCACAATCCTATAAGAACTGATGAGGATTTAAAAAAATTAGATGAAAAAGGTGCACCAGATAAATTAACATATGTTTATGACACAATTAAACTTACAAGAGATAAGTTGGCACAAGATAAAGCACTAATTGGTTTTTGTGGTTCACCTTGGACAAATGCGACTTATATGATTGAAGGCGGTAGCACAAAAACTTATGCTATTTGTAAAAAAATGATTTATCAAAATCCTCTGTTTGTTCATCAAATTTTAAGAAAAGTAACTGATGCTACAAAAATATATCTTGAAAATCAAATTAAAAGCGGTGTGAATGCTGTTCAAATTTTTGATAGTTGGGCAAGCGCACTTGAAAAAGATAAGTTTTTTGAGTTTTCTTGGAAATATATAATTGAAATAGTTGATTATATAAAAGATAGATATCCGGATATACCTGTTATAGTTTTTCCAAAAGGCATAAGTGGATATTTAGATAAAATATCTGGCAATTTTGATGTTTTTGGTGTTGATTGGAGCACTCCAATGGAACTTGCAAGCAAGAAGCTTTCAGATAGATACACTCTTCAAGGAAATATGGAACCAACTAGACTTTATAGCAAAGATGCCATCAAAGAAAGTGTAGAGAATATTTTAAACATTATGAAAGGTAAAAGCCATATCTTTAATTTAGGACATGGTATACTTCCAGATGTTCCTGTTGAAAATGCAAAATATTTTATAAAATTAGTTCAAGAAATGAGTGCAGTATAA
- a CDS encoding helix-turn-helix domain-containing protein, with the protein MTRKDLINKIQTRRKKLNITIENLSKISHIGTRTLNRFLSGDDVKLSTIEKITQTLGLDFAGNEVVKLKDLMEKRANKKAIFLASLVQGTSSLEMQGLDKDGIENIISNFKQELLNGQYKDKLWVA; encoded by the coding sequence ATGACACGAAAAGATTTAATAAATAAAATTCAAACTAGAAGAAAAAAATTAAATATAACAATTGAAAATTTATCTAAAATTTCACATATAGGTACAAGAACTCTAAATAGATTTCTATCTGGAGATGATGTGAAGCTTAGTACTATTGAGAAAATAACACAAACTTTGGGTTTGGATTTTGCAGGAAACGAAGTGGTTAAGCTCAAAGATTTAATGGAAAAAAGAGCTAATAAAAAAGCTATTTTTTTAGCCTCATTGGTGCAAGGTACATCTTCTCTTGAAATGCAAGGATTAGACAAAGATGGTATAGAAAATATAATATCAAATTTCAAACAAGAACTTTTAAATGGACAATATAAAGATAAGCTTTGGGTAGCATAA